Proteins encoded together in one Shewanella acanthi window:
- a CDS encoding beta strand repeat-containing protein has protein sequence MRNILLSIFAIMLTACGGSADQDNLVNNDNLIKSIQISAQTNSAGSTTDLLPIGFTLPFKAIATYADNSVVDVTTKVTWRSSVSTVASIDPTGLVSGKAEGQSQISASWNGVNSNNVVVSVTSAVVMSIQISAASNPIPIGTSTQLTAIATFSDNTNRDVTAEMEWFSSDTTVVSINNTGVASGLSLGMATLWASMNGVQSNELAFEVSDAIAIKLQISPAASVIALGTQTPFTAIVTYSDGRTQNVTENVVWNSASTGVATIDAMGVAFAVSTGNTVVSATFQGVSSNNASLTVTGATVTKITVTPGSLSLPLGVTEKLTAIAQFSDGSRQDVSASVQWTSSAATIASIDQVGLVRALLAGSATIQASFNGVSSEAISVTVSSAMVSKLQISPAKSTISKGTSTQFTAVATFSDNSVKTVTNQVSWISSDTTKVLLSASGLATGVDIGGVTVRASLNGVDSNQASITVTDATVVELVVSPGNTTLGAGLTQQYKAVVILSDGTSQDITEQVDWQSSDLGVATISTSGLVDTVAKGISQITASFNGVLSNVAEIVVSDAIVTDLQISALTNHLGVGTQAQFTAVATFSDDSTVDVSQLVTWNSDNNAVLTVSSLGVAMGLSPGSVTVHASYSGVSSNNLAISVSGATLTALQVTPASSSIAEGGQTVFTAIATYSDGSNQDVTTGVAWQSSDTAIVTINQSGIATGVNPGTVTIFATLNGVASNNAVLTITNATVTQLQISPVNLTLAIGATSQFKAVATYSDNTTQDVTKLVSWSSSAVNVGTISVAAVVRSIAVGEALISANFAGVASNKATLRVTAATLSSIVVSSETSSIAKGSSAQLTATATYSDGSTRNISSQVTWKSSSTSVATISSAGLATGQAAGSTNVSATLNGVTSNSLVLGVTSATVTQIQVSPAIVNLSLGVETQLTAVATYSDGTSQNLTSGVAWNSADTSVATVTSSGRVAGVNPGSTTIVASYAGVQSNNVAVTISSAMLSAIQLTPASGSIAAGTELQFTAVAWYSDNSSQDITTQASWNSSDTSVATVVDGLVSGDLPGATTITASFNGVQSNSANLTVTTATLSSIVVTSNASSIAKGTTTQFTATATYSDGSTQNISSQVNWASSTTAVATISGSGLATGQTAGTTNISATKDGVQSNTLALNVTAATVTQLQVSPSVLSLAKGVEGQLTAVATYSDGTTQTLTSAVAWNSANTTTATVSTSGKVTGVNPGNTTIVATYNGVQSNSVAVTITAATVSTIQLTPASASLAAGTERQFTAIAWFSDGSSQDITAQAAWSNSNTNVATVLSGLASAVTPSSSIIQASFNGVQSNSANLTVTAATISSIAITSNTNSIAKGTTAQFTATATYSDGSTQNISSSVSWNSSATAVATVSSTGLATGQAAGTTNISATKDGIQSNTLALNVTAATVTQLQVSPSVLSLAKGVDGQLTAVATYSDGTTQTITSSVAWTSANSGIATVTSGGKVTGVNSGNTTIVATFNGVQSNSVAVTITSAVVSSIQLTPSSASIASGTEQQFTAVARFSDNSSQDITSQASWSSSNTNVATVLAGLASGENPGTATIQASFNGVQSNSANLTVTAAVISSLQIVPGSAQSVPMGTTVQLQAIATYSDGSTQTVSNIVNWNSSNTSVATVSSAGLVTGVALGTASITASKDGVTSNAVAVTVTNAMVTSVQIFSLANPIAAGTSTQFTAVANFSDGSQAVVTNSASWNSSNTSVATISATGVATGSQAGSTNITASYQGVSSNSITLTVTAATLTSIDISATLTSFASGTQSQLTAIGNYSDGSQQNLTSSVTWSSSNNAVVSINASGKATGNSPGSVTVTASMSGVTSSGLNLTVTSAVVTSLSISSTGNQIVLGNSLQFTATATYSDSSTQVVTSQASWTTSAASIATINTSGLAQSVAVGVTNIRASYNGVSSNIIALTVSAATLERLRVAMDSNNDGVPDSSYVYINLLGLLGQPPRVMAFGYYSDASVQDVTSLVSWQSSNAELLSLASDIDGNLRLNVQAKVLSHEALSATLQSLTSENFLDVDCLITVPLVQTSTCTVEDKDF, from the coding sequence ATGCGCAATATATTACTGTCTATATTCGCGATTATGCTCACTGCATGTGGTGGAAGTGCTGATCAAGATAATTTAGTCAATAACGATAATTTAATTAAAAGTATTCAAATATCCGCCCAAACCAATAGTGCGGGTAGTACAACAGATCTTTTGCCAATTGGTTTTACTTTACCCTTTAAGGCTATTGCAACTTACGCCGATAATTCGGTTGTCGATGTCACTACAAAAGTCACGTGGCGCTCTTCAGTTTCAACGGTAGCGAGTATCGATCCTACAGGTCTTGTCAGTGGTAAAGCTGAAGGGCAAAGCCAAATTTCAGCATCATGGAATGGTGTTAACAGTAATAACGTCGTTGTCAGTGTGACTTCTGCAGTGGTCATGTCTATTCAGATTTCTGCGGCAAGCAATCCTATTCCCATCGGCACTAGTACTCAATTAACGGCGATAGCGACATTTTCTGATAATACGAATCGAGATGTTACCGCCGAAATGGAGTGGTTTAGCAGTGATACTACAGTGGTCTCGATAAATAATACTGGCGTAGCATCTGGATTGAGTCTGGGAATGGCCACCCTATGGGCTAGTATGAATGGGGTGCAAAGTAATGAGTTAGCGTTCGAAGTATCTGATGCTATTGCGATTAAACTTCAGATTTCACCAGCGGCTTCTGTCATTGCACTCGGCACTCAAACGCCATTTACTGCGATTGTGACGTATAGCGATGGTCGAACTCAAAATGTTACTGAGAACGTGGTTTGGAACAGTGCTTCGACAGGGGTTGCTACCATAGATGCAATGGGGGTTGCCTTTGCAGTTTCAACCGGAAATACCGTCGTGTCTGCAACTTTCCAAGGTGTCAGTAGTAACAATGCGTCATTGACTGTGACGGGGGCGACGGTCACTAAGATAACTGTTACTCCAGGGAGCCTTTCTTTGCCCCTTGGGGTAACAGAAAAACTAACTGCGATTGCGCAGTTTTCGGATGGTTCTCGCCAAGATGTCTCAGCTTCTGTGCAATGGACGAGCAGTGCGGCCACGATTGCTTCTATCGATCAAGTTGGGTTAGTTCGCGCCCTATTAGCGGGAAGCGCGACGATTCAAGCCAGTTTCAACGGTGTTAGTAGTGAAGCTATTTCGGTGACTGTGTCTTCGGCAATGGTCAGTAAGTTGCAAATTTCACCAGCTAAATCCACCATCAGCAAAGGCACTTCGACCCAGTTTACAGCAGTTGCTACATTTTCAGACAACAGCGTTAAAACGGTGACGAATCAAGTCAGTTGGATAAGCAGCGACACCACTAAGGTTCTGTTAAGTGCTTCAGGTTTAGCAACAGGTGTTGATATTGGTGGCGTTACCGTAAGAGCCAGTTTAAATGGCGTTGATAGCAATCAAGCTTCGATCACCGTTACCGATGCAACTGTAGTGGAACTGGTGGTTTCTCCTGGTAATACAACACTCGGAGCTGGACTAACACAACAATATAAGGCCGTGGTTATATTATCGGACGGTACTAGCCAAGATATTACAGAGCAAGTCGATTGGCAGTCGAGCGACCTTGGCGTTGCAACGATTAGCACGAGTGGGCTAGTTGATACTGTTGCTAAGGGGATATCTCAAATTACCGCTTCATTCAATGGTGTGCTGTCGAATGTTGCTGAGATCGTCGTATCCGATGCAATCGTTACCGATTTGCAAATCAGCGCATTAACCAATCACCTAGGTGTCGGTACTCAGGCGCAATTTACCGCAGTCGCTACTTTCTCGGATGACTCGACGGTTGATGTCTCTCAATTAGTCACTTGGAATAGTGATAACAATGCTGTCCTGACTGTCAGTAGTTTAGGCGTTGCTATGGGATTATCCCCTGGAAGCGTCACTGTGCATGCGAGTTACAGCGGGGTGTCGAGCAATAATCTTGCTATCAGTGTGAGTGGTGCGACACTGACTGCATTGCAGGTGACACCTGCAAGCAGTTCAATTGCAGAGGGCGGACAAACGGTATTTACCGCCATTGCGACTTATTCCGACGGTTCTAACCAAGATGTGACCACAGGGGTGGCTTGGCAAAGCTCAGACACAGCAATTGTCACTATTAATCAATCGGGCATCGCCACTGGTGTTAATCCGGGAACCGTCACTATTTTTGCAACCTTGAATGGTGTGGCCAGCAATAATGCGGTGTTGACCATTACCAATGCGACAGTCACGCAATTACAGATCAGTCCTGTCAACTTGACCTTAGCCATTGGCGCAACGTCACAATTCAAAGCGGTAGCAACCTACAGCGATAATACGACCCAAGATGTCACTAAACTCGTGAGTTGGAGCAGTAGCGCCGTCAATGTTGGTACCATTAGTGTTGCTGCAGTAGTGCGTTCTATTGCCGTAGGCGAGGCGCTCATTAGTGCTAATTTTGCGGGTGTAGCCAGTAACAAGGCCACGTTAAGAGTCACTGCCGCAACGCTTTCATCGATTGTCGTTAGCTCTGAGACGAGTAGTATTGCTAAGGGGAGTTCGGCGCAGTTGACTGCGACGGCCACCTATAGTGACGGTTCAACGCGAAATATCAGTTCTCAAGTGACATGGAAGAGTAGCTCGACTTCTGTTGCAACTATCTCAAGCGCTGGTTTAGCTACAGGGCAAGCTGCTGGCTCAACCAATGTCAGCGCGACTCTTAATGGCGTGACCAGTAACAGTCTCGTCCTAGGTGTGACATCCGCAACGGTCACTCAGATACAAGTCTCACCCGCTATTGTGAACTTGAGTCTAGGGGTCGAAACCCAATTAACAGCAGTCGCAACTTATAGCGACGGCACAAGCCAAAATCTTACCTCAGGAGTGGCATGGAACAGTGCTGATACGAGTGTGGCAACGGTGACATCGAGTGGTCGAGTTGCTGGTGTGAATCCAGGTTCCACGACGATTGTGGCAAGTTATGCTGGTGTGCAAAGCAACAATGTGGCGGTGACAATTTCCTCGGCCATGCTGAGTGCAATTCAGTTAACCCCTGCATCGGGGAGCATTGCCGCAGGGACTGAACTGCAATTTACTGCTGTTGCTTGGTATAGCGATAACAGTTCCCAAGATATTACTACTCAAGCCTCGTGGAACAGCAGTGATACCAGTGTTGCTACCGTTGTTGATGGCTTAGTGTCCGGCGATCTTCCTGGGGCGACGACTATCACGGCAAGCTTTAATGGCGTGCAGAGTAATAGTGCGAATTTGACCGTGACTACGGCAACGCTATCGTCCATTGTCGTTACCTCTAATGCCAGCAGTATTGCGAAGGGGACGACAACACAGTTTACCGCTACCGCTACCTACAGTGATGGCAGCACGCAAAATATTAGTTCTCAGGTAAACTGGGCAAGCAGTACGACAGCCGTAGCAACGATATCGGGTTCAGGTTTAGCGACTGGCCAAACTGCGGGTACGACCAATATCAGCGCGACTAAGGATGGCGTACAGAGTAATACCTTGGCACTGAATGTGACCGCGGCAACAGTTACACAATTGCAGGTTTCACCCTCAGTGCTAAGTCTTGCTAAAGGAGTTGAAGGGCAGCTCACCGCAGTAGCAACCTATAGTGATGGGACGACTCAGACACTAACCTCCGCAGTCGCTTGGAATAGCGCCAATACGACCACTGCAACTGTAAGCACCAGTGGAAAGGTAACAGGCGTTAATCCAGGCAATACTACGATTGTTGCAACCTATAATGGGGTGCAGAGCAACAGTGTGGCTGTGACCATTACCGCAGCGACAGTATCTACAATTCAATTAACCCCAGCCTCGGCGAGTTTAGCAGCGGGAACCGAGCGGCAGTTCACGGCGATAGCTTGGTTTAGCGATGGCAGTTCCCAAGACATCACCGCTCAGGCGGCTTGGAGTAACAGTAATACCAATGTGGCGACAGTGCTTTCTGGGCTGGCATCGGCAGTGACTCCTAGCAGTAGCATTATCCAAGCGAGCTTTAATGGCGTGCAAAGTAATAGTGCGAACCTCACTGTAACAGCCGCCACTATTTCATCGATTGCCATTACTTCCAATACCAACAGCATTGCTAAGGGCACAACGGCGCAATTCACTGCGACGGCTACCTATAGTGATGGCTCGACTCAAAACATTAGCTCATCGGTAAGCTGGAATAGCAGTGCAACGGCTGTCGCAACGGTTTCGAGCACTGGATTGGCAACAGGACAAGCTGCGGGAACAACTAACATCAGTGCGACTAAGGATGGCATTCAGAGTAATACCTTGGCACTGAATGTAACTGCGGCAACAGTGACCCAGCTACAAGTATCACCTTCTGTGCTGAGTCTTGCTAAAGGGGTTGATGGCCAGCTTACTGCTGTGGCCACTTATAGTGATGGCACTACTCAAACCATCACATCTTCCGTCGCTTGGACAAGTGCGAATTCGGGGATCGCTACTGTTACCTCCGGCGGTAAGGTCACTGGCGTCAATTCGGGTAATACTACGATTGTTGCAACCTTCAATGGCGTGCAAAGTAACAGTGTCGCGGTGACTATTACTTCCGCTGTGGTCTCCTCGATTCAATTAACGCCATCATCGGCGAGTATTGCCTCAGGTACTGAGCAGCAATTTACTGCAGTGGCGCGTTTTAGTGACAATAGTAGCCAAGATATTACGTCACAGGCCTCTTGGAGTAGCAGTAATACCAATGTGGCTACCGTTCTAGCTGGTCTTGCCTCCGGTGAAAACCCAGGAACGGCGACAATCCAAGCGAGCTTCAACGGTGTGCAGAGTAATAGCGCTAACCTTACCGTTACCGCAGCAGTCATTTCCAGTCTGCAGATAGTGCCGGGTAGCGCGCAGTCTGTGCCAATGGGAACGACGGTTCAGCTGCAAGCGATTGCAACTTACTCCGATGGCAGCACGCAAACTGTGAGCAACATTGTTAACTGGAATAGCAGCAACACGAGTGTGGCAACTGTTAGCTCCGCAGGCTTAGTTACAGGTGTCGCATTGGGTACTGCATCAATCACAGCCTCTAAGGATGGGGTCACGAGTAATGCGGTAGCTGTGACCGTGACTAATGCTATGGTGACATCGGTGCAAATTTTCTCGTTAGCCAATCCCATTGCAGCAGGTACTTCAACTCAATTTACTGCGGTGGCAAATTTCAGCGACGGTAGCCAAGCTGTGGTCACCAATTCGGCAAGTTGGAACAGCAGTAACACCAGTGTTGCGACGATAAGCGCTACGGGCGTGGCAACGGGAAGCCAAGCGGGCAGTACAAACATTACTGCAAGCTATCAGGGCGTTTCGAGTAATAGCATTACACTTACCGTGACCGCGGCCACCCTAACTTCGATAGATATCAGTGCAACGCTCACGAGTTTTGCTTCGGGAACTCAGAGCCAGTTGACGGCGATAGGCAATTATTCTGATGGTTCACAGCAAAATCTCACGAGTAGCGTCACTTGGTCGAGCAGCAATAATGCTGTTGTGAGTATCAATGCCAGTGGAAAAGCAACCGGCAACAGTCCAGGTTCTGTGACGGTTACCGCGAGTATGTCTGGGGTGACCAGTTCGGGGCTCAATTTAACGGTGACCTCTGCCGTTGTTACGAGTCTAAGTATTAGCTCGACGGGTAACCAGATTGTTCTAGGCAATAGTCTGCAATTTACCGCTACGGCAACCTATAGCGACAGTTCGACACAGGTGGTCACAAGCCAAGCCTCTTGGACGACTTCAGCAGCGAGTATTGCCACTATCAATACTTCTGGACTGGCGCAATCTGTTGCTGTGGGTGTGACGAATATTCGCGCCAGTTACAATGGGGTGAGCAGTAATATCATCGCGCTGACCGTGAGTGCTGCCACTCTAGAGCGTCTGCGAGTAGCGATGGACTCCAATAATGATGGAGTGCCTGACTCCAGTTATGTCTATATCAATCTACTGGGATTACTGGGGCAGCCACCCCGTGTTATGGCCTTTGGTTATTATTCCGATGCATCAGTGCAGGATGTGACCTCGCTTGTAAGCTGGCAAAGCAGTAATGCTGAACTACTCTCGCTTGCATCGGATATCGATGGTAACTTGAGGCTGAATGTGCAAGCAAAAGTGCTTTCCCATGAGGCACTGTCGGCAACGTTACAGTCATTGACCAGCGAGAACTTCCTTGATGTTGACTGTTTGATTACTGTGCCGTTAGTGCAAACATCGACATGTACTGTCGAGGATAAAGATTTCTAA
- a CDS encoding TonB-dependent receptor, translating to MPRFTPVLHLIMPSLLLMGSTTAFAAEEVQGSDVSVVGDTRFWVGDRVAVVGKRSVDAGRLLTSVDRISGESVQSADVDYAWQLLARMPGMTLTEFNQGTTSGKVSFRGFNGEGEVNAVKLLIDGIPSNSNDGNMPYIDMILPLEIADLEVVRGTTDPRYGLHNIAGNLSFDTRSGGDYFDTKFTVGSFGKQDAQVVAGVESDSVRQNYAVGYREGDGYRDHSDYRRVSVAGKWAVDLNESMTLGASARTYSADAKEPGYLTTDIAYQSPQSTNAYNHSDEGARDINQFSLSLDASLFEASTLHLLGWLNQFEDNRYVTFSANTSQQNRYTEEEHYGALATLSFEPEVSFLNRLFIEAGASIEVQDNISKRFLTQDQLLTSQTRDQEFTLTVAGTYVQTMFEPTQWLRITPAWRVDRVGGDFKNHLSGQDAPINDYGTISQPKLAVAIMPMPELMLFSNWGRSFQIGVGSGAYLIPPRQEDVAPSINEGWELGVSYQPMASLAVRIALWDQTATGELKRKLNDPLGDFDNLGATKRDGIDLQLSWEQSDALTVWGSVAWQKAVIDTPDPQTPEFKGNDIDHIPRWIYNAGVDFDATDKLRLSALVRAQGQYQLNSANTAGRFGDFVLLNLSASYALNQNADLAFEIKNLTDENYEYVWWDGSQSLHSPSEGRSLNASLSLHF from the coding sequence ATGCCCCGTTTTACCCCTGTTTTACACTTGATAATGCCAAGTTTGTTATTGATGGGCTCAACTACTGCATTTGCAGCTGAAGAAGTCCAAGGCAGCGATGTCAGTGTAGTTGGTGATACCCGCTTTTGGGTCGGTGATCGAGTTGCGGTTGTAGGTAAACGTTCGGTCGATGCCGGTCGGCTGCTAACCTCGGTGGATAGAATATCTGGGGAGTCAGTGCAATCTGCCGATGTCGATTATGCTTGGCAGCTCCTTGCTCGTATGCCAGGGATGACACTGACCGAATTTAATCAGGGCACGACCAGTGGCAAGGTTTCCTTTCGCGGTTTTAACGGCGAAGGGGAGGTGAATGCGGTGAAGTTATTGATTGATGGCATTCCGTCTAACAGTAACGATGGCAATATGCCCTATATCGATATGATACTGCCGCTGGAGATTGCGGATCTAGAAGTGGTAAGAGGCACGACCGATCCCCGCTATGGCTTACACAATATTGCCGGTAACCTGTCATTCGACACTCGCTCGGGTGGCGATTATTTCGATACTAAGTTCACCGTTGGCAGTTTTGGTAAACAGGATGCTCAGGTCGTTGCTGGGGTTGAAAGTGACTCAGTGCGACAAAACTATGCCGTTGGCTACCGTGAAGGTGATGGTTATCGCGACCATTCCGATTATCGCCGTGTTAGCGTTGCCGGAAAATGGGCGGTAGATCTAAACGAGAGTATGACTCTTGGCGCCAGCGCAAGAACCTACAGTGCCGATGCTAAGGAGCCTGGTTATCTCACCACTGATATTGCCTATCAGTCACCCCAAAGCACCAATGCCTACAATCATAGTGACGAGGGGGCGCGGGACATTAATCAATTTAGTCTGTCGCTCGATGCCAGTTTGTTTGAGGCTTCAACGCTGCACCTACTTGGCTGGCTAAATCAATTTGAAGACAATCGCTATGTGACTTTTTCTGCTAATACGTCGCAGCAGAATCGTTATACCGAGGAGGAGCATTATGGCGCTCTGGCAACGCTTAGTTTCGAACCTGAGGTCAGTTTCCTGAATCGACTCTTTATCGAAGCGGGTGCGAGCATCGAGGTGCAGGATAATATCTCTAAGCGTTTTTTGACCCAAGATCAGTTGCTGACGAGTCAAACTCGCGATCAGGAATTCACTCTCACAGTGGCAGGCACGTATGTTCAGACCATGTTTGAGCCTACACAGTGGTTAAGAATCACCCCAGCTTGGCGTGTCGATAGAGTGGGCGGAGACTTTAAAAATCACTTAAGTGGCCAAGATGCCCCAATCAATGATTACGGTACTATCAGCCAGCCAAAATTAGCCGTTGCGATAATGCCAATGCCTGAGCTCATGTTATTTAGTAACTGGGGGCGCAGCTTCCAGATAGGTGTAGGTTCAGGCGCCTACCTTATTCCACCGCGACAAGAGGATGTTGCCCCCTCCATCAACGAAGGATGGGAGCTTGGGGTGAGTTATCAGCCAATGGCAAGCCTTGCAGTGCGGATTGCACTCTGGGATCAAACTGCAACGGGAGAGCTTAAACGTAAGCTTAATGATCCTTTGGGGGATTTCGATAATCTCGGTGCGACCAAGCGCGATGGCATCGATTTACAACTTTCTTGGGAACAGAGTGACGCTTTAACGGTGTGGGGCTCGGTTGCTTGGCAGAAGGCGGTAATCGATACACCCGATCCGCAAACGCCTGAGTTTAAAGGTAATGATATCGACCATATTCCAAGGTGGATTTATAATGCTGGGGTGGATTTCGACGCGACCGACAAGCTGCGTTTATCGGCATTAGTGCGGGCACAAGGTCAGTATCAACTCAACAGCGCCAACACCGCAGGCCGCTTTGGAGATTTCGTGTTGCTAAATCTGAGTGCCAGTTATGCGCTGAACCAAAATGCCGATTTGGCATTTGAAATCAAAAATCTGACCGATGAAAATTACGAATATGTCTGGTGGGACGGCAGCCAATCCTTACACAGTCCCAGTGAAGGTCGCTCATTAAATGCGTCGTTATCGCTGCACTTCTAA
- a CDS encoding PepSY-associated TM helix domain-containing protein, producing MNLRKLARRLHLWSSLSIGAFLVLLSLSGAALVYYVEIDRFLHPALDVSSQSPDWDRALSTLRTVYPDKTGPWRFEVTEDKGAIPARYYNPIEKQGQGFAPMMVWLSPDGTQILRRDYWGDYLATWFYNLHFQLLMGKTGEVIVGYLGLCSVLVLLTGLMSWWPKVGQWRKGLSFKRRSAMIGRLYDWHKIIGLIFLLPLLLLSLTGTMLALPDETKAILNLFSKVEKPSATAVLNIKPSVTPSVAASTALLAIPNARLAWIETPPKVGGGYRMRLQVEGDPSHRFPQSYVYVDAGTGEVTSVFDITRQGASNKILNWLHPLHDGSVFGSFGRVLWLLTGVSCLLLFVLGLWRYVLRHRGRRLKPSRAMSRA from the coding sequence ATGAATTTACGTAAGCTCGCAAGAAGGCTGCACTTATGGAGCAGTCTGTCCATCGGTGCATTTCTCGTCCTGCTGAGCCTCTCGGGCGCCGCGCTGGTGTATTACGTCGAAATTGACCGTTTTCTACATCCTGCCCTCGATGTGTCATCCCAGTCACCCGATTGGGATAGGGCGCTCAGTACACTGCGCACTGTTTATCCTGATAAAACAGGGCCATGGCGTTTTGAAGTGACAGAGGATAAGGGCGCCATTCCTGCCCGTTATTACAACCCCATCGAAAAACAAGGCCAAGGGTTTGCCCCCATGATGGTTTGGCTATCCCCCGATGGCACGCAGATTTTGCGTCGGGATTACTGGGGAGATTACCTCGCGACTTGGTTTTACAATCTGCATTTTCAATTACTTATGGGGAAGACCGGCGAAGTCATCGTGGGCTATCTTGGCCTATGCTCTGTATTGGTACTGTTAACTGGGCTTATGAGTTGGTGGCCTAAGGTTGGGCAGTGGCGAAAGGGGCTTAGCTTTAAGCGGCGGAGCGCTATGATAGGCAGGCTCTACGATTGGCATAAAATCATCGGACTGATTTTCCTGCTGCCGCTGTTATTACTGAGTCTTACCGGGACTATGTTGGCGCTTCCCGATGAAACTAAAGCCATTTTGAATTTATTTAGCAAGGTCGAAAAGCCTTCAGCGACTGCAGTGCTGAACATTAAGCCTTCGGTGACGCCATCTGTGGCGGCCTCTACAGCGCTGTTAGCCATTCCTAATGCTAGGCTTGCGTGGATTGAAACGCCGCCTAAAGTGGGGGGGGGCTATCGCATGCGACTACAAGTTGAAGGCGATCCTTCCCACCGTTTCCCCCAAAGCTATGTTTATGTCGATGCGGGGACGGGAGAGGTGACTTCGGTATTTGATATCACCCGTCAGGGCGCGAGTAATAAAATCTTAAATTGGTTACATCCGCTCCACGATGGCTCGGTATTTGGCAGCTTCGGTCGAGTATTGTGGCTACTCACTGGCGTGTCTTGTCTATTACTCTTCGTACTTGGCCTATGGCGCTATGTTCTACGGCATAGGGGCAGACGCTTAAAACCCTCACGAGCTATGAGCCGTGCTTAA
- a CDS encoding anthranilate synthase component II — translation MLLIIDNYDSFTFNLVQYFQQLGQEVMVKRNDEITIAEIESLAPSHLVISPGPCTPNEAGISLEAIKYFASRLPILGVCLGHQAMAQVFGANVVRAKRVMHGKVSQIEHSGEGVFKALNHPLTVTRYHSLLVDVLPDGFVLDAWFDDPIHGREIMAMRHRNLPLFGVQFHPESILTEQGLELLGNFIAQTTV, via the coding sequence ATGTTGCTCATTATCGACAATTACGACTCATTCACCTTTAACTTAGTGCAGTATTTTCAGCAGTTAGGTCAGGAGGTTATGGTGAAGCGCAACGATGAAATCACCATCGCCGAGATTGAATCCCTCGCTCCTAGTCATTTAGTGATTTCCCCCGGCCCTTGCACTCCCAATGAAGCGGGGATTTCCCTTGAGGCGATAAAGTATTTTGCCTCACGACTCCCCATCCTAGGTGTTTGTCTGGGTCATCAGGCGATGGCACAGGTATTTGGGGCTAACGTGGTGCGGGCTAAGCGGGTGATGCACGGTAAGGTCAGCCAAATTGAGCACAGTGGTGAAGGCGTATTTAAGGCATTAAATCACCCGTTAACAGTGACTCGTTATCATTCTCTGCTAGTGGATGTTCTGCCCGATGGGTTTGTGCTCGATGCCTGGTTTGACGACCCTATCCATGGCCGTGAAATCATGGCTATGCGCCATCGCAACCTGCCACTTTTTGGGGTGCAATTTCATCCCGAATCGATTCTCACGGAACAAGGCCTTGAGCTGTTAGGTAATTTCATTGCTCAAACCACGGTCTGA